Below is a genomic region from Vibrio mimicus.
AAGCGGCACAAGGAGAAGTGGTCTCTCCAGTTAACTTCAACTCTCCAGGCCAAGTGGTTATCGCGGGTCAAAAAGACGCCGTTGAGCGTGCTGGCGTTTTGTGTAAAGAAGCGGGTGCAAAACGTGCTCTGCCTCTGCCTGTTTCTGTGCCATCACACTGCGCACTGATGAAGCCTGCGGCCGATGAATTGGCAAAAACCTTGGCGGAACTTGAATTCAATGCACCACAAATTCCAGTCATCAATAACGTTGATGTTGCGGCTGAAACGGATCCAGCAAAAATTAAAGATGCATTGATTCGCCAACTCTACAGCCCAGTTCGTTGGACTGAGTGTGTTGAACAAATGAGCGCGCAAGGTGTCGAAAAGCTGATTGAAATGGGGCCGGGTAAGGTATTGACTGGTCTAACAAAACGTATTGTAAAAACCCTTGAAGGTGCCGCGGTAAACGATGTGGCTTCTTTGGATGCGGTGAAATAACAACAGGAAGAAAACATGAGTCAATTCATGAATCTAGAAGGCAAAGTTGCCCTAGTGACAGGTGCAAGCCGCGGTATTGGTAAAGCGATTGCTGAACTGTTAGCCGAACGCGGTGCCAAAGTGATTGGTACGGCGACCAGCGAAAGCGGTGCGCAAGCGATCAGTGACTACTTGGGTGACAATGGTAAAGGCATGGCACTGAATGTGACCAATCCTGAATCGATTGAAGCGGTTCTGAAAACCATCACTGATGAGTTTGGCGGCGTGGATATTCTGGTGAACAACGCCGGTATCACTCGCGATAACCTGCTGATGCGTATGAAAGAAGAAGAGTGGTCAGACATTATGGAGACCAACCTGACTTCCATTTTCCGCCTGTCCAAAGCTGTGCTGCGCGGCATGATGAAAAAACGCCAAGGTCGCATTATCAACGTAGGTTCTGTTGTGGGCACTATGGGTAACGCGGGTCAAGCAAACTATGCCGCAGCAAAAGCGGGCGTAATTGGCTTTACTAAGTCAATGGCGCGTGAAGTTGCATCACGCGGTGTGACAGTCAACACAGTTGCACCAGGTTTTATCGAAACTGATATGACAAAAGCGCTGAATGACGAGCAACGTACTGCTACACTAGCGCAGGTTCCAGCAGGTCGACTGGGGGATCCTCGTGAGATTGCTTCTGCGGTCGTTTTCTTGGCATCACCAGAAGCGGCATACATCACCGGCGAAACATTGCATGTTAATGGTGGTATGTACATGATCTAACCTTTTTGCCTCATTAGATGTCATATAAATATGAGTGGTATGAGGCAAAACTGTGTGAAAAATGTAGGTAACATGCACAATATTTATGCATGATTTATATCAAAAATGGTGTGAATTTCGGTTAAAATCGTCTAATTTGTGGTTAGACCAGAAACCTCACGCTTGCAACTTTCCCTAGTTCGAATAAACTACGGAATCATCGCATTAGGCGAAATCTGTAAAGGAAAAGAAAAAATGAGCAACATCGAAGAACGCGTAAAGAAAATCATTATTGAACAGCTAGGTGTAGACGAAGCAGAAGTAAAGAATGAATCTTCTTTCGTTGAAGACCTGGGTGCTGATTCTCTTGATACTGTTGAGCTGGTAATGGCTCTGGAAGAGGAATTCGATACTGAGATTCCTGATGAAGAAGCAGAGAAAATCACTACTGTTCAAGCTGCGATCGATTACGTAACCAGCAACGCTCAGTAATCTCTCCTCAGGCGGCTCACTGGCCGCCTGAATTTTTATAAGCTCTCAAACCTCTCTCATTTCAATTTCAATTCCGGAGAATATTATCGTGTCCAAGCGTCGCGTTGTTGTCACTGGCATGGGTATGTTGTCACCGGTAGGCAACACTGTAGAGTCATCTTGGAAAGCCTTGTTAGCGGGCCAAAGTGGTATCGTTAACATTGAGCACTTCGACACTACCAATTTTTCTACTCGTTTCGCAGGCCTAGTAAAAGGTTTTGATTGCGAGCAGTACATGTCAAAAAAAGATGCCCGCAAAATGGATTTGTTTATCCAGTATGGTATTGCTGCGGGTATTCAGGCTTTGGAAGATTCAGGCCTAGAAGTTAATGAAGAAAATGCTGCACGCATTGGTGTAGCCATTGGTTCTGGTATCGGTGGCCTTGAGTTGATTGAAACCGGACATCAAGCGTTAATCGAGAAAGGCCCACGTAAGGTTAGTCCTTTCTTCGTACCCTCAACTATTGTGAACATGATAGCGGGTAATCTGTCTATCATGCGTGGTCTACGTGGTCCAAACATTGCGATCTCAACGGCTTGTACCACAGGCTTGCATAACATTGGCCATGCGGCTCGCATGATTGCTTACGGTGATGCAGATGCCATGGTGGCGGGTGGTGCAGAAAAAGCATCCACACCACTGGGTATGGCGGGTTTTGGTGCGGCAAAAGCACTGTCAACTCGTAACGATGAGCCACAAAAAGCGTCTCGTCCTTGGGATAAAGATCGTGATGGTTTTGTTCTTGGTGACGGTGCCGGCGTTATGGTGCTGGAAGAGTATGAGCACGCAAAAGCGCGTGGCGCGAAAATTTATGCTGAAGTAGTTGGCTTTGGTATGTCGGGTGATGCGTATCACATGACTTCACCAAGTGAAGACGGCTCTGGCGGCGCGTTGGCGATGGAAGCTGCAATGCGTGATGCTGGTGTGACTGGCGTGCAAATCGGCTACGTTAATGCTCATGGTACTTCTACACCAGCGGGTGACGTTGCGGAAGTCAAAGGTATTAAACGTGCTTTGGGCGAAGCTGGAACTAAACAAGTGCTGATTTCATCGACCAAGTCAATGACGGGTCATTTGTTAGGTGCTGCAGGTTCAGCGGAAGCGATCATTACTGTGATGTCTTTGGTTGACCAAATCGTACCGCCAACCATCAATCTGGATAATCCAGAAGAAGATTTAGGCGTGGATTTGGTTCCACATGTAGCACGTAAAGTTGAGAACATGGAATACGCCATGTGTAACTCATTCGGCTTTGGTGGAACTAACGGTAGCTTGATTTTCAAACGCATGTAAAAACTTCATCAGTCTTTACTTGAGTTAAGACGGCTTGATGCATAGCATTGAGCCGTTTCTTTTTATGGAGTGAGATCATGTACTGGGTTAATGGTAACAGGCTTAATGATGTACCGATTCATGATCGATCCTTTCAATATGGTGATGGTTGTTTCACGACAATTCTGACCAAGTATGGTCAAATTCAACTCTGGCCACAGCATAAAGCACGATTGCAAGCCTGCCTTGATGCGCTACATATCACTCAACCTGATTGGAATCGGGTGATAGAGGGGTTAGAGGCGATGATTTGCCCCGATGCCAAAGGCGGGCTCAAAATACACATTAGCCGAGGTGTAGGTGGGCGCGGTTACAGCCCTACTCAAGTGAGTGAAAGCAGTGTTACTATTAGCGCCTTTCCTTTTCCTTCTCATTATGAGCAATGGCGTCAAACTGGGGTGGCATTAGGTATTTGTGAACAGCGAATGGGGTTAAATCCTCTACTAGCGGGTCATAAACACAATAATCGGCTTGAGCAAGTTTTACTTAAGCGTGAGATGGATCTGGCAGGATTTGATGATGGTATCTGCTTGGATATACACGGTAGAGTGATTGAAACGACAGTTGCCAACCTATTTTGGTGTAAAGATGGGCACATTTTTACACCTTGTTTAAACAATGCGGGAGTCGCAGGTATCGCGCGACAACGCGTAATGGATATTGCAAAACTTTTAGGATGGCCTGTGGTCATTGATGAGTTTGCGCTTGAGTCTATGTTGGCTGCGGATGAAGTTTTCATCACCAATGCGCTACTTGAAGTTGCTCCAGTAAAGCAAATTGGTGCACAGCAATATACGATAGGTAGTATGACGCGACGAATTCAGGAGAGTAGTAATTCGTGATTAAAAAGCTGGTATTGGTTTTTGTTGCCCTGATCTGTGTTGTGGCAGGTGGCTACTTATATTTTGTCAATCAGATGGATAAGTACCTTGCTCAGCCACTAGGGATTGAGCAGGCGCAGCTTGTCACGATTGCCCCAGGCACAAGCTTGAGTCGTGAACTTATAGTATTGACGGAACAAGAATGGATTAAAGACAGTTTTGTTGCTGACTGGGTACGCCGTTTTCATCCAGAATTATCCAAAATTAAGGCGGGGACCTACAAACTGCAACCAGAGATGACATTAGAGCAAGCTCTGGCGCTATTGGTGTCTGGCAAGGAGTATCAATTTTCGATTACTTTTGTGGAAGGAAGCCGTTTTCAAGACTGGAGGGCGATCCTGGAAAATAATGAAAATGTTGATAATCAACTGACGGGGTTGTCTGAAACAGAAATAGCCAAAATCTTGGGGATTGAGCAGGAGAAGCTGGAGGGGCTGTTCCTCGCTGAAACGTACCACTTCACTAAAGGTACGAGCGATGTTGAGATCCTGAAGCGAGCCAATCAAAAATTAGAAAAGTTTCTGCAAGTGACGTGGGAACACCGCCAAGAAGGCTTACCAATCCAAACTCCTTATGAAGCGCTGATTCTGGCCTCGATCATCGAAAAAGAGACTTCGATAGCGGAAGAAAGAGAGCGTATTGCAGCGGTATTCATTAATCGATTGAATAAGCGTATGCGTTTACAAACGGATCCAACTGTGATTTACGGTATGGGTGAAACGTACGATGGTAATATCCGTAAGAAAGATCTGCGCGCCCGCACTCCTTATAACACTTATGTGATCAACGGCTTGCCGCCGACGCCTATTGCGATGCCCGGCGAAGCATCTATCTATGCTGCATTAAACCCAGAGCAAAGTGACTATCTTTACTTTGTAGCGAGTGGTGAAGGCGGACACAATTTCTCTAAAACACTCGCAGATCACAATCGTGCTGTGCGTGCTTATCTCAAAAAACTTAGAACGAAACAATGAACGCAAAATTTATCGTAATAGAAGGGCTTGAAGGGGCAGGCAAAAGTACGGCCATTCAAGTTATCGTAGAGACCTTGCACCAGCACGGTATCGAGCAAATTACTCGTACGCGTGAGCCGGGGGGCACAGTGCTAGCGGAAAAACTACGAGCTTTAGTGAAAGAAGAACATCCTGGTGAAGAGCTACAAGACATTACTGAGTTATTATTGGTATACGCAGCACGGGTTCAATTGGTTGAAAATGTGATTAAACCAGCGTTAGCGCAAGGCTCTTGGGTGGTTGGGGACCGTCATGATATGTCTTCCCAAGCGTATCAAGGTGGTGGAAGACAGATTGCACCAAGTACGATGCAAAACCTTAAACAAACCGCGTTAGGTGATTTTAAACCTGACCTCACCTTGTATTTGGATATTGATCCTAAAGTGGGGTTAGAACGTGCCCGTGGACGTGGTGAGCTAGATCGCATAGAGAAAATGGATATCAGCTTTTTTGAGCGTGCTCGTCAGCGTTATCTCGAATTGGCAGAGTGTGACGATACAGTGATTTTGGTCGATGCAGAACAGTCCATTGAGCAAGTCTCGAAAGATATTCGTACGGCACTTGAAGATTGGCTAAGCCGTGTTGACTATGTCTAACATAAATTCGCTGTACCCTTGGTTAGCTCCAGTTTGGTTGCCGTGGCAAGTCGCGTTAGCTGCTGGGAACATGTCATCTGCAACCTTGATTCAAGCACCTGATGGTGTAGGAATTGAAAGCTTGCTTGAACAGATGGCCCGTACCTTAATGTGTACGAGCAGCGACAGTGAACCCTGTGGTTTCTGCCATAGCTGTGGTTTGATGCAGGCGGGAACTCATCCTGATTATCATGTCATTAAACCTGAAAAGGTGGGTAAATCGATTACGGTTGAGCAAATTCGGCATATTAACCGCATTGCTCAGGAGTCATCACAACTCTCAGGCTATCGCTTGATGGTAATTGATCCTGCCGATGCGATGAATGAATCGGCTGCTAATGCGCTTCTGAAAACTCTTGAAGAGCCCGCGCCTCATTGCCTCTTTATCCTAGTCACTTCGCGAATCAATCATCTATTACCAACGATTGTAAGTCGTTGTCAAAGAATGGTAGTGCCAGCACCTTCAACAGCCTTGGTCTTGCAATGGTTAAAAGAGCAGGGGATTGAAGCCCCAGCTTATGCTTTGCACCTTTGTGCTGACTCACCAATTAAGACTCGTGCATTTATGCTTGAGAGCGGCGTGGATAAGTATCGCGAGATAGAAACACATTTAAATGCCGCGATGAGCGGCGATGCCAATGCGCAATTAAAGTGTATTTCTCTGATTAACGTAGACTTAATGACTCATCTTTATTGGATATGGTGTGCCCTTGC
It encodes:
- the fabD gene encoding ACP S-malonyltransferase — translated: MSKFAIVFPGQGSQAVGMLADLAQQYAVVKQTFAEASEVLGYDLWALVQDGPVEDLNQTFRTQPALLAASVAIWRVWQQLGLEQPAVLAGHSLGEYSALVCAGVIDFKQAIKLVELRGQLMQQAVPAGTGAMYAIIGLEDEAIAKACAEAAQGEVVSPVNFNSPGQVVIAGQKDAVERAGVLCKEAGAKRALPLPVSVPSHCALMKPAADELAKTLAELEFNAPQIPVINNVDVAAETDPAKIKDALIRQLYSPVRWTECVEQMSAQGVEKLIEMGPGKVLTGLTKRIVKTLEGAAVNDVASLDAVK
- the fabG gene encoding 3-oxoacyl-ACP reductase FabG, with product MNLEGKVALVTGASRGIGKAIAELLAERGAKVIGTATSESGAQAISDYLGDNGKGMALNVTNPESIEAVLKTITDEFGGVDILVNNAGITRDNLLMRMKEEEWSDIMETNLTSIFRLSKAVLRGMMKKRQGRIINVGSVVGTMGNAGQANYAAAKAGVIGFTKSMAREVASRGVTVNTVAPGFIETDMTKALNDEQRTATLAQVPAGRLGDPREIASAVVFLASPEAAYITGETLHVNGGMYMI
- the acpP gene encoding acyl carrier protein, whose product is MSNIEERVKKIIIEQLGVDEAEVKNESSFVEDLGADSLDTVELVMALEEEFDTEIPDEEAEKITTVQAAIDYVTSNAQ
- the fabF gene encoding beta-ketoacyl-ACP synthase II, with the protein product MSKRRVVVTGMGMLSPVGNTVESSWKALLAGQSGIVNIEHFDTTNFSTRFAGLVKGFDCEQYMSKKDARKMDLFIQYGIAAGIQALEDSGLEVNEENAARIGVAIGSGIGGLELIETGHQALIEKGPRKVSPFFVPSTIVNMIAGNLSIMRGLRGPNIAISTACTTGLHNIGHAARMIAYGDADAMVAGGAEKASTPLGMAGFGAAKALSTRNDEPQKASRPWDKDRDGFVLGDGAGVMVLEEYEHAKARGAKIYAEVVGFGMSGDAYHMTSPSEDGSGGALAMEAAMRDAGVTGVQIGYVNAHGTSTPAGDVAEVKGIKRALGEAGTKQVLISSTKSMTGHLLGAAGSAEAIITVMSLVDQIVPPTINLDNPEEDLGVDLVPHVARKVENMEYAMCNSFGFGGTNGSLIFKRM
- the pabC gene encoding aminodeoxychorismate lyase, whose protein sequence is MYWVNGNRLNDVPIHDRSFQYGDGCFTTILTKYGQIQLWPQHKARLQACLDALHITQPDWNRVIEGLEAMICPDAKGGLKIHISRGVGGRGYSPTQVSESSVTISAFPFPSHYEQWRQTGVALGICEQRMGLNPLLAGHKHNNRLEQVLLKREMDLAGFDDGICLDIHGRVIETTVANLFWCKDGHIFTPCLNNAGVAGIARQRVMDIAKLLGWPVVIDEFALESMLAADEVFITNALLEVAPVKQIGAQQYTIGSMTRRIQESSNS
- the mltG gene encoding endolytic transglycosylase MltG, producing MIKKLVLVFVALICVVAGGYLYFVNQMDKYLAQPLGIEQAQLVTIAPGTSLSRELIVLTEQEWIKDSFVADWVRRFHPELSKIKAGTYKLQPEMTLEQALALLVSGKEYQFSITFVEGSRFQDWRAILENNENVDNQLTGLSETEIAKILGIEQEKLEGLFLAETYHFTKGTSDVEILKRANQKLEKFLQVTWEHRQEGLPIQTPYEALILASIIEKETSIAEERERIAAVFINRLNKRMRLQTDPTVIYGMGETYDGNIRKKDLRARTPYNTYVINGLPPTPIAMPGEASIYAALNPEQSDYLYFVASGEGGHNFSKTLADHNRAVRAYLKKLRTKQ
- the tmk gene encoding dTMP kinase, which produces MNAKFIVIEGLEGAGKSTAIQVIVETLHQHGIEQITRTREPGGTVLAEKLRALVKEEHPGEELQDITELLLVYAARVQLVENVIKPALAQGSWVVGDRHDMSSQAYQGGGRQIAPSTMQNLKQTALGDFKPDLTLYLDIDPKVGLERARGRGELDRIEKMDISFFERARQRYLELAECDDTVILVDAEQSIEQVSKDIRTALEDWLSRVDYV
- a CDS encoding DNA polymerase III subunit delta', producing MSNINSLYPWLAPVWLPWQVALAAGNMSSATLIQAPDGVGIESLLEQMARTLMCTSSDSEPCGFCHSCGLMQAGTHPDYHVIKPEKVGKSITVEQIRHINRIAQESSQLSGYRLMVIDPADAMNESAANALLKTLEEPAPHCLFILVTSRINHLLPTIVSRCQRMVVPAPSTALVLQWLKEQGIEAPAYALHLCADSPIKTRAFMLESGVDKYREIETHLNAAMSGDANAQLKCISLINVDLMTHLYWIWCALADAQKIQFGVQQDYFMPVSSSLAKRFTYSKLYAQTSALEALIEQFNQFTGLNTELLLLQWFYQFITEETCL